The Hevea brasiliensis isolate MT/VB/25A 57/8 chromosome 1, ASM3005281v1, whole genome shotgun sequence genome has a window encoding:
- the LOC110634083 gene encoding dihydrolipoyllysine-residue acetyltransferase component 2 of pyruvate dehydrogenase complex, mitochondrial has protein sequence MAYASHIINHSKKLRNVPNLLQHEVSLVRWFSNDTRFFFSKKDDIGKVRHHDFVAAGKERFSITAANSTALSSGASRKNVSRTIMQVGNPLAGPRLLKDFSCSQALSRRGYSSDSGLPPHQEIGMPSLSPTMTEGNIARWLKKEGDKISPGEVLCEVETDKATVEMECMEEGFLAKIIKGDGSKEIKVGEVIAITVEDEEDIPKFKDYSPSASDGAAADKGPSTSTPPPPPEKDVVEEKVSSPEPKISKPSATPSEDRIFASPLARKLAEDHNVPLSSIKGTGLDGHIVKADIEDFLASRRKEREVSATAPKAKDTTPAALDYVDIPHSQIRKVTASRLLLSKQTIPHYYLTVDTCVDKLMDLRSKLNSLQEASGGKRISVNDLVIKAAALALKKVPQGNSSWTDNYIRQYNNVNINVAVQTDNGLYVPVVRDADKKGLSKIAEEVKFLAQKAKENSLKPEDYEGGTFTVSNLGGPFGIKQFCAIVNPPQSGILAVGSAEKRVIPGLGPDEFKFASFMSVTLSCDHRVIDGAVGAEWLKAFKGYIENPESMLL, from the exons ATGGCTTATGCTTCTCATATAATCAATCACTCGAAGAAG TTAAGAAATGTTCCCAACTTGCTTCAGCATGAGGTTAGTTTGGTTCGTTGGTTTTCAAACGATACTCGCTTCTTCTTCAGTAAAAAGGATG ATATTGGGAAGGTTCGTCATCATGATTTTGTAGCAGCAGGAAAAGAAAGGTTTTCAATCACTGCTGCTAATAGCACT GCATTGTCATCTGGTGCATCAAGGAAAAATGTCTCAAGGACAATAATGCAAGTTGGGAACCCATTGGCTGGACCACGACTCTTGAAGGATTTTTCTTG TTCACAGGCATTGTCAAGGAGAGGATATTCATCTGATTCTG GTCTTCCTCCGCACCAAGAGATTGGAATGCCTTCTCTCTCACCCACAATGACAGAG GGTAATATAGCAAGGTGGTTGAAGAAAGAGGGTGACAAAATTTCACCTGGTGAAGTACTTTGTGAAGTTGAAACA GATAAAGCAACTGTTGAGATGGAATGCATGGAAGAAGGTTTCCTTGCAAAGATAATAAAGGGGGACGGATCAAAAGAAATTAAAGTTGGTGAG GTAATTGCTATAACTGTTGAAGATGAGGAAGACATTCCCAAGTTCAAGGATTACAGTCCTTCAGCATCAGATGGTGCTGCCGCAGATAAAGGGCCCTCTACTTCTACTCCACCTCCCCCACCCGAGAAGGATGTGGTTGAGGAAAAAGTTAGTTCACCTGAACCAAAGATTTCCAAACCCAGTGCAACTCCTTCTGAAGATCGCATTTTTGCTAGTCCTCTTGCAAGAAAATTGGCTGAAGATCACAAT GTACCTCTCTCAAGCATTAAAGGAACAGGTCTTGATGGACACATTGTAAAGGCTGATATAGAAGATTTCTTGG CATCACGTAGGAAGGAGCGCGAAGTTTCAGCAACAGCACCTAAAGCCAAGGACACAACACCTGCTGCATTAGATTATGTTGACATTCCTCATTCTCAAATAAGAAAG GTTACAGCTTCACGCTTATTATTATCAAAGCAAACAATCCCTCATTATTATTTAACAGTAGATACATGTGTTGACAAACTTATGGA TTTGCGGAGCAAACTAAATTCATTACAAGAGGCCTCAGGTGGGAAGCGGATATCTGTAAATGATCTTGTAATCAAG GCTGCTGCTTTGGCTCTTAAAAAAGTTCCGCAAGGCAACAGTTCATGGACTGATAACTATATTCGCCA GTATAATAATGTGAATATTAATGTAGCAGTACAGACAGATAATGGACTATATGTTCCGGTTGTTAGG GATGCAGACAAGAAAGGTTTGTCTAAAATTGCTGAGGAGGTCAAGTTTTTGGCGCAGAAAGCCAAAGAGAATAGCTTGAAACCAGAAGATTATGAG GGAGGCACATTTACTGTGTCAAATTTGGGAGGGCCTTTTGGCATCAAGCAATTCTGTGCCATCGTCAATCCTCCTCAATCAGGCATTCTTGCGGTTGGCTCTG CTGAGAAGAGGGTTATTCCTGGTTTGGGTCCTGATGAATTTAAGTTTGCTTCCTTCATGTCAGTAACCCTAAGTTGTGATCATCGTGTCATAGATG GTGCAGTTGGTGCTGAATGGCTAAAAGCGTTCAAGGGCTACATTGAGAATCCTGAATCAATGTTGCTGTAA
- the LOC110634107 gene encoding U-box domain-containing protein 34-like codes for MQVDILSSMRHPHMIILLGACPEYGCLVHEFMENGSLEDRLFRKYKTPQIPWRARLRIAFEIATAILFLHKTKLELLVHRDLKPANILLDHNFVSKISDVGLARLLPSPIANNVSHYHMTAAAGTFYHIDPEYQQTGMLVAYSKTSNGLSYHVQDAINNGTFPDMLDKSLTDWPVKEALSLAKLAVKCCELRKKNRPDLASVVLLELKRLRSVALENEVVEHETINTTMQSY; via the exons ATGCAGGTTGATATTTTAAGCAGCATGAGACATCCACACATGATTATCCTGCTGGGAGCATGCCCTGAGTATGGATGCCTTGTGCATGAATTCATGGAAAACGGCAGCCTAGAAGATCGTCTCTTTAGGAAATATAAAACTCCTCAAATCCCCTGGAGAGCTCGATTAAGAATAGCTTTTGAAATTGCAACAGCAAttctttttcttcacaaaacaaAACTAGAACTACTAGTGCATCGTGACCTGAAACCTGCAAACATTCTTTTAGACCATAATTTTGTGAGTAAAATCAGTGATGTGGGTTTGGCCAGGCTTCTTCCATCACCTATAGCAAATAATGTTTCCCACTATCACATGACAGCGGCAGCTGGTACATTTTACCATATTGATCCAGAGTATCAGCAAACAGGAATGTTGG TTGCTTACAGCAAAACCTCCAACGGGCTTTCCTACCATGTTCAGGATGCTATTAACAATGGAACATTCCCAGATATGCTTGACAAATCACTCACAGATTGGCCTGTCAAAGAGGCTTTATCTCTTGCAAAACTAGCAGTGAAGTGTTGTGAGTTGAGGAAAAAAAATAGACCAGATCTTGCTTCTGTTGTTTTGCTAGAGCTGAAGAGGCTAAGAAGTGTTGCCCTGGAAAATGAAGTTGTTGAACATGAGACGATCAATACCACTATGCAGTCCTATTGA
- the LOC110634101 gene encoding mitochondrial import inner membrane translocase subunit TIM23-2, with translation MARSGSDHEPHHTRSPQGRLYNPYQDLNIPIQNLYQLPTSPEFLFTEESLHQRRSWGENLTFYTGSAYLAASIGGASVGLFSALKSFESTDTLKLKVNRILNSSGHSGRVWGNRIGVVGLIYAMTESGVVAVTDRDDVWTSVAAGLGTGAVCRAARGVRSAAVAGALGGLVAGAAVAGKQTLKRYAMI, from the coding sequence ATGGCTCGCTCTGGTTCAGATCACGAGCCCCACCACACCCGATCCCCACAGGGCCGCCTCTACAACCCTTATCAAGATCTAAACATTCCAATCCAGAACCTCTACCAGCTCCCAACCTCTCCGGAGTTCCTCTTCACCGAAGAATCTCTCCACCAGCGCCGCTCCTGGGGCGAAAATCTTACCTTTTATACTGGTTCTGCATATCTCGCCGCCTCCATCGGCGGTGCTTCAGTTGGGTTGTTCTCCGCCCTCAAATCCTTCGAATCCACCGATACGTTGAAACTGAAGGTGAATAGGATTCTCAACTCTTCCGGCCATTCGGGACGAGTCTGGGGAAACCGGATCGGGGTTGTAGGATTGATATATGCCATGACGGAGAGTGGAGTTGTGGCAGTTACGGATAGGGACGATGTGTGGACCAGCGTGGCTGCGGGGCTTGGGACGGGAGCTGTGTGCCGGGCGGCGAGAGGAGTGAGGTCGGCGGCTGTGGCGGGCGCGTTGGGAGGGTTGGTGGCTGGGGCAGCGGTGGCGGGGAAGCAGACGTTGAAGAGGTATGCGATGATTTAA